A window from Staphylococcus succinus encodes these proteins:
- a CDS encoding hydroxymethylglutaryl-CoA reductase, degradative, which produces MEVLDKSFRHLSRFEKLQQLEQKGWLSKENKEILLNNPLISEEVANSLIENVIGQGTLPVGLVPEMIVDEKAYVVPMMVEEPSVVAAASYGAKLVNQTGGFKIVTSERLMIGQIVFDAVEDTEALEITINNLEPKIKKIADEVYPSIIERGGGYRRIEIDKFPNEGMLSLKVFVDTKDAMGANMLNTILEGITSYLKNELEGIDILMSILSNHATASVVKVQGEIAVAALSKGGHDGETVAKRMERASVLAQVDIHRAATHNKGVMNGIHAVVLATGNDTRGAEASAHAYASKDGQYRGLATWHYDQTRQTLVGTIEVPMTLATVGGGTKVLPIAKASLDLMNVSSAQELGHVVAAVGLAQNFAACRALVSEGIQKGHMSLQYKSLAIVVGAEGEEIVQVADMLKQQPRANTAVAQQILEMLRSNK; this is translated from the coding sequence ATGGAAGTATTAGATAAGTCATTTCGTCATTTATCACGTTTTGAAAAATTACAACAATTAGAACAAAAAGGATGGCTAAGTAAGGAAAATAAAGAAATATTACTTAATAATCCTTTGATTTCTGAAGAAGTTGCGAATAGTTTGATTGAAAATGTAATAGGACAGGGCACGCTACCGGTTGGATTAGTGCCGGAGATGATTGTTGATGAAAAAGCATATGTGGTACCAATGATGGTAGAAGAGCCATCAGTTGTAGCTGCAGCAAGTTATGGCGCAAAGCTTGTCAATCAAACAGGAGGCTTTAAAATAGTCACAAGTGAACGTTTAATGATTGGTCAAATTGTATTCGATGCTGTAGAGGATACTGAAGCTTTAGAGATAACAATAAACAATCTTGAACCTAAAATAAAAAAAATTGCTGATGAAGTTTATCCCTCAATTATTGAAAGAGGCGGTGGATATCGTCGTATAGAAATTGATAAATTCCCAAATGAAGGGATGTTATCATTAAAAGTTTTTGTAGATACTAAAGATGCTATGGGCGCAAATATGCTTAATACAATATTAGAAGGTATTACGTCTTATTTAAAAAATGAATTAGAAGGTATCGATATACTGATGAGTATTTTATCTAATCATGCAACAGCGTCTGTAGTAAAAGTTCAAGGTGAAATAGCAGTTGCGGCATTATCTAAAGGGGGACACGATGGAGAGACAGTTGCTAAACGAATGGAACGCGCATCTGTATTAGCCCAAGTTGATATTCATCGTGCAGCTACACATAACAAAGGTGTCATGAATGGTATACATGCAGTTGTGTTAGCCACTGGGAATGATACACGTGGCGCAGAAGCTAGTGCGCACGCATATGCAAGTAAAGATGGTCAATATCGTGGACTAGCTACATGGCATTATGATCAAACACGTCAAACACTGGTTGGAACCATTGAAGTGCCTATGACTTTAGCTACGGTGGGTGGAGGCACGAAGGTCTTACCGATTGCTAAAGCTTCATTAGATTTAATGAACGTGTCATCAGCACAAGAACTTGGACATGTTGTAGCTGCGGTAGGACTTGCCCAGAATTTTGCAGCTTGTCGTGCACTTGTATCGGAAGGTATTCAAAAAGGACATATGAGTTTACAGTATAAATCATTAGCCATAGTGGTAGGTGCTGAAGGCGAAGAAATCGTTCAAGTAGCGGATATGCTAAAGCAACAACCAAGAGCAAATACGGCGGTAGCACAACAAATATTAGAAATGTTAAGAAGCAATAAATAA
- a CDS encoding SMP-30/gluconolactonase/LRE family protein — protein MENNTIPALVYKENTNNIVPILSHEAHLQTVMAEQWLKISDEGLQLEGLCFDREGHLKLCEVFGGTVFHVALPEKKVTKLFQSNKQNPAAVKIHKDGRLFVCYLGDFNHTGGIFAVDSNGEKQEDIISDIDTAYCIDDLVFDSKGGFYFTDFRGYSTNPKGGVYYVSPDFQTITPIIQNLAVANGVALSTDEKTLWVTETNANRLHRIDLLEDGVTIAPFGASVPYHFTGHEGPDSCCIDSDDNLYVAMYGQGRVLVFNKKGYPIGQILIPGRESGHMLRSTHPAFIPGTDQLIICANDIEMGGGSWLFTVKGFAKGHQSYQFQV, from the coding sequence ATGGAAAATAACACGATACCAGCATTAGTATATAAAGAAAATACAAATAATATTGTGCCTATATTATCACATGAGGCACATCTCCAAACAGTGATGGCAGAACAGTGGTTAAAGATTTCTGATGAAGGTTTACAACTTGAAGGATTATGCTTTGATAGAGAAGGACATTTAAAGCTATGCGAAGTGTTTGGGGGCACGGTTTTTCATGTTGCATTACCAGAGAAAAAGGTAACTAAATTGTTTCAATCTAATAAGCAAAATCCAGCCGCAGTAAAGATTCATAAAGATGGTAGGCTGTTTGTTTGTTATTTAGGTGATTTTAACCACACAGGGGGAATTTTTGCGGTAGATTCAAATGGGGAAAAGCAAGAGGATATTATATCTGATATAGATACAGCCTATTGTATTGATGATTTAGTATTCGACAGTAAAGGTGGTTTTTATTTTACTGACTTTAGAGGTTATTCTACAAATCCTAAAGGTGGCGTGTACTATGTATCTCCAGATTTTCAAACGATTACGCCTATCATCCAAAACCTTGCTGTTGCAAATGGTGTGGCTTTAAGTACTGATGAAAAAACATTATGGGTTACAGAAACCAATGCGAATCGATTACATCGAATTGACTTATTAGAAGATGGGGTGACGATTGCTCCGTTTGGCGCTTCTGTTCCATATCATTTTACAGGTCATGAAGGTCCAGATTCTTGTTGTATCGATAGTGATGATAATTTATATGTGGCCATGTATGGCCAAGGAAGAGTATTAGTATTTAATAAGAAAGGCTATCCAATAGGACAAATTCTGATTCCTGGGCGTGAAAGTGGCCATATGTTGCGATCAACCCACCCTGCATTTATTCCAGGGACGGATCAACTTATTATATGTGCAAATGATATAGAAATGGGCGGCGGATCTTGGTTATTTACAGTGAAAGGCTTTGCTAAAGGGCATCAAAGTTATCAATTTCAGGTTTAG
- a CDS encoding CHAP domain-containing protein, with translation MNFRSQIGRIFIATTLLFTGSISYQSLNENNITKAAVNYYAKYNCTWYVFKKRASVGKPVPNGWGNAKYWYSNAKKSGYHVGRKPAKKAIMQSTAGTYGHVAYVSYVYKNGSIKVSEYNYNHPYAFGTRILSKSAASNYHYIY, from the coding sequence ATGAATTTTAGAAGTCAAATTGGTCGTATCTTCATCGCTACTACGCTTTTATTTACTGGTTCTATCTCGTACCAATCGCTAAACGAGAATAATATTACCAAAGCAGCAGTAAATTACTATGCAAAATATAACTGTACATGGTATGTATTTAAAAAAAGAGCTTCAGTTGGGAAGCCGGTACCAAATGGTTGGGGCAATGCTAAATATTGGTATAGCAATGCTAAAAAAAGTGGTTACCATGTAGGACGAAAGCCTGCCAAAAAAGCTATTATGCAATCAACTGCTGGTACATATGGTCACGTCGCATATGTCAGTTATGTTTATAAAAACGGGAGTATTAAAGTCTCTGAATATAATTACAATCATCCATATGCCTTTGGTACTCGTATACTAAGTAAATCTGCCGCTTCAAATTACCATTATATCTATTGA